TATCAAAGAATCTGTTATGTATATATATAGTAAGTCCTGATATTGCAATTGCTCCAACAATACTTGTATCTAAAGTTTTAATTCCAGCAATTGTAGTTAATCCACTAACTCCTCCAATGTTTTGAGTAAAATCAACTCCAAAACTTGGCCCCCAAAAAGTTAAAATGGCATTAATAAAATAGTTGAAAGTTAAATATGTAACCAATACAGATAAACATGCACGAGGATGAGCTTTTTTAGCTAATCCTATTGGAAGTCCAACTGCAAATATAAGTGGAAGTTGTCTAAATACTGTCCATCCTCCCTCTTCGATAATATAAACAAGTTTGTAGAATAATCCATTTGGATTCGCCAAGGAACCTACGAAATCTGGATTTTTTAAAATAATTGTAAGAGCTACTGTAAGTCCTGCAAAAGGAAAAAGTAGTACTGGTGCAAAAAGTGCTCCACCAAGTCTTTGAAAGAATTTTAACATCTTGTTACCTCCCAATTTTTTTCTAGGATCCTCTGTTAATCGAAGTATACAATGAAAAAAGTTCTAAATCAATACTTTAGAACTTAAAAACACACATTACTCTAAACGTAACATGTTACGTTCAGAGAGAAAAAATAGAAAATGTTTTGTAAATATAGAGAATTTAGATATAATGTAAAAAATAAAAGAATAAGAGAGAGGAAAAAACTGTGAAGATAACAATAAAAGAGATTGCAGAGGATGCAGGGGTTTCTGTATCTACAGTTTCAAGAGTAATATCTAATAATCCCAAGATAAGTGAAGCTACAAAACTAAGAGTAAGAGAGGTTATTGAAAGGTTAAATTATAAACCAAATATAATGGCAAGAGGATTAGTTAAAAGAAGAACAGGGATTTTAGGTGTAATAATGCCAAAGGAAACAACAACACTTTTTACTAGTCCATTTTTTATAGAGGTTATGCAAGGTATTAGCTTAAAAGGAAAAGAAAGAGATTATTATATCATGTATGATTTTTGCAAAAATGAGAAAGAGGAGTATGAAGGAACAAGAAAACTAGCGGAAAGTGGATTAGTTGATGGAATATGTCTTATGTCAACACGTAAAAATGATAAGAGCATTCAATATTTAAAAGAAACAAATTTTCCTTTTGTTATAATTGGTGAACCTGAAGAAAAAGATGGCGTTTTATGGGTAGATAATAATAACTTAAAAGCAACATATGATATGGTGAAAAAAATTATTCATGAAAATTCTAAAAAAATAGTTTTTGTAGGTGGAGATAAAAATTTAACAGTTACAATAAATAGAGTTGCTGGATTTGAAAAAGCATGTAAAGAGCTGAAATTAGATTACTCTATATATCTAGGAAAAGACTTCTCTAGAGGAGAAGGATATAGATTAGCAGAAAAAATATTTTCAGAACAAAAATGTGAGAATTTTATAATTTCAGACGACAATCTTTTAAAAGGATTTTTAGAATATTTAGAAAAAAGTAATATAGAAAATGTAAATATAGGAAGTTTTAACAAAGCAAATATAAAAAAGGTTTGGAAAAATAAAATTTTTCTATTAGATATAAAACCTGAAAAATTAGGAATGGAAGCAGTGGATCTTTTAGCCAATTGCATTCAAGATAAATTAGAAAGTTGTAACAAAATAGTAGATATAGAATTAAATTAAAAGTTGTAAAAAAGGTTGTAGTAACTTTTTTACAACTTTTTTGTATTATATATAGACAAATTTGGAATTAGATGTTACAATACACAAAAAAGAGCAAACGTTTGCACAAAATGCAAAAAGTTTACAATTCTAAAGATATATTAAGGAGAGATTAAAATGTGGTGGAAAGAGTTAGTAGGATATCAGATTTATCCGAGAAGTTTTAAAGATTCCAATGGAGATGGAATAGGGGACTTAAAAGGAATAATAGAAAAATTAGATTATTTAAAAGATTTAGGGATAGATCTTATTTGGGTTTCACCATTTTTTAAAAGTCCAAATGATGATAATGGTTATGATATAAGTGACTATAGAGATATATTAGAAGAGTTTGGAACTATGGAAGATTTTGACAATCTTTTATTAGAAACTCACAAAAGAGGTATGAAATTAATAATAGATCTTGTAATAAATCATACAAGTGATGAACATCCGTGGTTTATTGAAGCGAGAGAGTCAAAAGATAGTCCTAAGAGAGATTGGTATATTTGGAGAGAGGGAAAAGATAACGAAGAACCAAATAACTGGGAAAGTATTTTCAAAGGATCAGCTTGGGAAAAATGTGAAAAAACAGATGAATACTACTTACATCTTTTTTCTAAAAAACAACCTGATTTAAATTGGGAAAATGAAGAGATGAGAAAAGAGATTTATAATATGATGAACTGGTGGTTAGATAAAGGAATTGATGGGTTTAGAGTTGATGCTATAAGCCATATCAAAAAAGTTGATGGATTCCCTGACATGCCAAATCCTGATGGGAAAAAATATGTAGATTCTTTTGATATGCACATGAATATAGATGGAATTCAAAAGTATTTAAAAGAATTAAAAGAAGAAACTTTTGCAAAATATGATATAGTAACTGTTGGAGAAGCTAATGGAGTAGATGCTGAAAACTCTGATGAATGGGTTGGTAGCGAAAATGGAAAATTTAATATGATATTTCAATTTGAACATCTAAAGTTATGGGATTATGAAGGAGATACAGAGTTTTGTCCAAAAGCTTATAAAGATGTTTTAAATAAATGGCAAGTAGCTTTAGAGAACAAAGGATGGAATGCTCTTTTTATTGAAAATCATGATATTCCAAGAAGTACATCAACATGGGGAAATGATGGAGAGTACTGGTTAGAATCAGCAAAATCTTTTGCAACAACATATTTTTTACAAAAAGGAACTCCATTCATCTATCAAGGACAAGAGATTGGAATGACAAATACAGTTTTTAATTCTCTTTCAGAGTTTCAAGATGTAAAAAGTGTGAATGAGGGAAAAGAAAAATTAGAAGCTGGAATGTGTGAAAAAACAGTTTTAGAAATTTTATCAAATACATCTAGAGATAATGCTAGAACTCCTATGCAGTGGGATGATAGTTTAAATGCTGGATTTACAACAGGGAAACCGTGGTTAAAAGTAAATAGTAATTATAAAAATATAAATGTTCAAAGTCAAATAAAAGATGAAAACTCAATATATAATCACTATAAAAAATTGATATCATTAAAGAAAAATAGTAAAACTTTAACTCATGGAGAGTTTAAATTAGTTTTAGAAGATGATAAACATGTATTTGCTTATTTAAGAGAACTAGATAATGAAAGATACCTTATATTATCAAACCTAAGTGAAAATGAAAAAAAATTAAACCTATCAGAATTTAATATAAAAAATGAGGATATAGTGCTATCAAATTATAAAATTATAGAAAAAGATTTAAAAGAGTTTATAGTTAGACCGTTTGAAAGTGTAGTATATAAAATTTAATATATATAGGGGAGACGTTAAAATGAAAAAGAAAAGTTTAATATCATTTGATTTTTGGCAAAAATTAGGAAAAGCTTTAATTGTTGTAATAGCAGTAATGCCTGCAGCAGGACTTATGGTTTCTATTGGTAAACTTCTTGGAACAAGTGGATTATCTATGATTGGAAGAATTATAGAGGATATGGGATGGGGAGTAATTGTAAATCTAAATATACTTTTTGCAGCGGCAATTGGTGGTTCGTGGGCAAAAGAAAAAGCTGGTGGAGCTTTTGCAGGAGTGATAGCTTTTATACTAACAAATAGAATAACGGGGGCTATATTTGGAATAAATGGAGGGATGTTAAATAATCCAGAAGCGGTTATTACATCGTTAACAGGACAAGAACTATTAGTAAAAAATTATTTTACAATGGTTATGGGAGCTCCAGCTTTAAATATGGGAGTTTTCGTGGGAATACTTTCAGGATTTTTAGGAGCGGTACTATTTAATAAGTATCAAACCTTTGATAAACTACCAAAATCTTTAGCATTTTTTAATGGAAAAAGATTTGTACCATTTGTAGTAATATTTGGATCATTTGTTATGGCTACTGTTTTATCTTTAATCTGGCCTTTTGTTCAGTGGGGACTGAATAGCTTTGGTGAGTGGATTGCAACTTCTAGAAATACAGCACCAGTAATAGCACCATTTATATACGGAGCTTTAGAGAGATTGTTATTACCATTTGGATTACATCATATGTTGACAATTCCTATGAATTATACAGAACTAGGTGGAACATATCAAGTTTTAACAGGAACTGCAGTGGGAAGTACAATTGCTGGTCAAGATCCAATCTGGTTAGCCTGGATAACTGATTTAAATAACTTGAAAGCAGCAGGAGATATAACAGGATATAAAAATCTTTTAGATACAGTTGTTCCAGCTAGATTTAAAGCTGGTCAAGTGGTATTATCGACAGCTTCACTTTTAGGAATTGGATTAGCTATGTTAAATAATGTTGATAGCGATAAAAAAACACAATATAAAACAATATTTATATCTTCAATGCTAGCTGTATTTTTAACAGGAGTAACAGAACCAATTGAATTTATGTTTATGTTTGTGGCACCAGTTTTATATGTAGCTTACGCAATTTTAACAGGACTTGCTTTTGCTCTAGTAGATATAATCTCTTTAAGAGTTCATTCTTTTGGATTCTTAGAACTACTTTCTCGTATACCTTTAATGATGAAAGCAGGATTATATAAAGATTTAATAAACTTTGTAATAGTAAGTGGAGGATTTTTCTTTGCAAACTACTGGTTATTCAATGTAATTATAAAAAAATATGATTTACCAACTCCTGGAAGAAGAGGAAATTATATTGATGAAGAGGAAGATAGTAGTGATGAAAAAGTAAAAACAACAGGTAATCAAGAGGAGATTCCAGTTAGAATAATAGAGCTTCTTGGTGGAAGTGAAAATATAGTTGATGTAGATGCATGTATGACAAGACTTAGAGTTACTGTAAAAGATGCAGATGTAGTAGGGGATAAAAATATGTGGAAAAAAACAGGTTCTATAGGATTAATAATAAAAGATTGTGGAGTTCAGGCCATATATGGACCAAAAGCAGATATACTAAAATGTAAAATAATTGATATATTAGGGAGATAAATTTTAAATGAAACTATTAACACTAAACTGTCACTCTTGGCAAGAGAAAAATCAACTAGAAAAAATGAGATATCTAGCTAAGGTAATATTTGAAGAGAATTATGAGGTAGTTGCTTTGCAAGAGGTAAATCAATTGATAGAAGACAAGATTTTATATGATGATATAAGAGAGGGAAACTTTATAGATATTTTGTGTAAGGAGCTAAAAAAATTAGGGGTTGAGTATAGCTACCGTTGGGATTATCATCATGTAGGATACGATGTTTTTCATGAAGGAACTGGAATTCTTTTTAAAGGGGAGTTAAAAGAAAGTTTAGGGGAGTTTATAGGAAAAACTAAAGATACAAATTTTTGGAAAACAAGAAAATTTACAATGATATCTAAATTAGTTGGAGATATTGTAATAGATTTTTATAGCTGTCATATGGGATGGTGGAAAGATAGTGAAAATCCTTTTGAAGAACAATTAGATGAATTAATAGATTTTGCCAATAAAAGAGGAAATATATATTTTCTAATGGGAGATTTTAATAATGATGCTAATATTAGAGGAGAGGGATACGACTATTTATTAACAAAAGGAATTAAAGATACATATTTAGAAGCCATTAAAAAAGATGATGGAATAACTGTCCCAGGTGTTATTGCTGGTTGGGAGGGGAAATGCAGTAATCCTAAAAGAATAGATTTTATTTTT
The nucleotide sequence above comes from Cetobacterium somerae ATCC BAA-474. Encoded proteins:
- a CDS encoding PTS transporter subunit IIBC encodes the protein MKKKSLISFDFWQKLGKALIVVIAVMPAAGLMVSIGKLLGTSGLSMIGRIIEDMGWGVIVNLNILFAAAIGGSWAKEKAGGAFAGVIAFILTNRITGAIFGINGGMLNNPEAVITSLTGQELLVKNYFTMVMGAPALNMGVFVGILSGFLGAVLFNKYQTFDKLPKSLAFFNGKRFVPFVVIFGSFVMATVLSLIWPFVQWGLNSFGEWIATSRNTAPVIAPFIYGALERLLLPFGLHHMLTIPMNYTELGGTYQVLTGTAVGSTIAGQDPIWLAWITDLNNLKAAGDITGYKNLLDTVVPARFKAGQVVLSTASLLGIGLAMLNNVDSDKKTQYKTIFISSMLAVFLTGVTEPIEFMFMFVAPVLYVAYAILTGLAFALVDIISLRVHSFGFLELLSRIPLMMKAGLYKDLINFVIVSGGFFFANYWLFNVIIKKYDLPTPGRRGNYIDEEEDSSDEKVKTTGNQEEIPVRIIELLGGSENIVDVDACMTRLRVTVKDADVVGDKNMWKKTGSIGLIIKDCGVQAIYGPKADILKCKIIDILGR
- a CDS encoding endonuclease/exonuclease/phosphatase family protein codes for the protein MKLLTLNCHSWQEKNQLEKMRYLAKVIFEENYEVVALQEVNQLIEDKILYDDIREGNFIDILCKELKKLGVEYSYRWDYHHVGYDVFHEGTGILFKGELKESLGEFIGKTKDTNFWKTRKFTMISKLVGDIVIDFYSCHMGWWKDSENPFEEQLDELIDFANKRGNIYFLMGDFNNDANIRGEGYDYLLTKGIKDTYLEAIKKDDGITVPGVIAGWEGKCSNPKRIDFIFTNSESTIKSSEVIFNGKNKEIISDHFGVTIEI
- a CDS encoding LacI family DNA-binding transcriptional regulator, whose product is MKITIKEIAEDAGVSVSTVSRVISNNPKISEATKLRVREVIERLNYKPNIMARGLVKRRTGILGVIMPKETTTLFTSPFFIEVMQGISLKGKERDYYIMYDFCKNEKEEYEGTRKLAESGLVDGICLMSTRKNDKSIQYLKETNFPFVIIGEPEEKDGVLWVDNNNLKATYDMVKKIIHENSKKIVFVGGDKNLTVTINRVAGFEKACKELKLDYSIYLGKDFSRGEGYRLAEKIFSEQKCENFIISDDNLLKGFLEYLEKSNIENVNIGSFNKANIKKVWKNKIFLLDIKPEKLGMEAVDLLANCIQDKLESCNKIVDIELN
- a CDS encoding glycoside hydrolase family 13 protein, with the translated sequence MWWKELVGYQIYPRSFKDSNGDGIGDLKGIIEKLDYLKDLGIDLIWVSPFFKSPNDDNGYDISDYRDILEEFGTMEDFDNLLLETHKRGMKLIIDLVINHTSDEHPWFIEARESKDSPKRDWYIWREGKDNEEPNNWESIFKGSAWEKCEKTDEYYLHLFSKKQPDLNWENEEMRKEIYNMMNWWLDKGIDGFRVDAISHIKKVDGFPDMPNPDGKKYVDSFDMHMNIDGIQKYLKELKEETFAKYDIVTVGEANGVDAENSDEWVGSENGKFNMIFQFEHLKLWDYEGDTEFCPKAYKDVLNKWQVALENKGWNALFIENHDIPRSTSTWGNDGEYWLESAKSFATTYFLQKGTPFIYQGQEIGMTNTVFNSLSEFQDVKSVNEGKEKLEAGMCEKTVLEILSNTSRDNARTPMQWDDSLNAGFTTGKPWLKVNSNYKNINVQSQIKDENSIYNHYKKLISLKKNSKTLTHGEFKLVLEDDKHVFAYLRELDNERYLILSNLSENEKKLNLSEFNIKNEDIVLSNYKIIEKDLKEFIVRPFESVVYKI